The Streptomyces sp. NBC_00224 genome has a window encoding:
- a CDS encoding ROK family protein has protein sequence MRHVIALDVGGTGMKAALIGVDGGLLYEARRPTGRERGPEAVVETILDFAAELRAYGEEHLGESAVAAGVAVPGIVDAENGIAVYAANLGWRDVPMRRLLSERLDGVPVALGHDVRTGGLAEGRIGAGKGADRFLFIPLGTGIAGAIGIDGRIEPGAHGYAGEIGHIVVRPGGIPCGCGQRGCLERLASASAVTQAWAEASGDPDADAADCAKAVESGDPEAAAVWQNAVDALADGLVTALTLLDPRTLIIGGGLAEAGETLFVPLRAAVEERVTFQKLPAIVPAALGDTAGCLGAGLLAWDLLDTTGTRSSPGTDAGTTHSTEVTA, from the coding sequence GTGAGACACGTCATCGCCCTGGATGTGGGCGGCACCGGGATGAAAGCCGCCCTCATCGGGGTGGACGGCGGGCTGCTGTACGAGGCGCGCAGGCCCACCGGCCGCGAGCGCGGCCCCGAGGCCGTCGTCGAGACCATCCTCGACTTCGCCGCCGAGCTGCGCGCGTACGGCGAGGAGCACCTCGGCGAGAGCGCCGTCGCGGCCGGAGTCGCCGTGCCCGGCATCGTCGACGCCGAGAACGGCATCGCGGTCTACGCGGCCAACCTGGGCTGGCGCGACGTCCCCATGCGGCGGCTGCTGAGCGAGCGGCTCGACGGCGTGCCCGTCGCCCTCGGCCACGACGTGCGCACCGGCGGCCTCGCCGAGGGCCGGATCGGCGCGGGCAAGGGCGCCGACCGCTTCCTGTTCATCCCGCTCGGCACCGGCATCGCCGGGGCCATCGGCATCGACGGCCGCATCGAACCCGGCGCCCACGGCTACGCGGGCGAGATCGGCCACATCGTGGTGCGCCCCGGCGGCATCCCCTGCGGCTGCGGCCAGCGCGGCTGCCTGGAGCGCCTCGCCTCCGCGTCCGCCGTCACCCAGGCGTGGGCCGAGGCCAGCGGCGACCCGGACGCGGACGCGGCCGACTGCGCCAAGGCCGTCGAGTCCGGCGACCCCGAGGCGGCCGCCGTGTGGCAGAACGCCGTCGACGCGCTCGCGGACGGCCTGGTCACCGCGCTCACCCTGCTCGACCCCCGCACGCTGATCATCGGTGGCGGACTCGCCGAAGCCGGGGAAACCTTGTTCGTACCGCTGCGGGCGGCCGTCGAGGAGCGCGTCACGTTCCAGAAGCTGCCCGCGATCGTCCCGGCGGCCCTCGGCGACACGGCGGGCTGCCTGGGCGCGGGCCTGCTCGCCTGGGACCTGCTCGACACCACCGGCACCCGCTCCTCTCCCGGCACCGACGCCGGCACCACCCACTCCACGGAGGTAACCGCCTGA
- a CDS encoding flavin reductase family protein, translated as MSRLAGGVVLVTAHDEDAGPRGEDVGMTATAFLSVSIDPPLVLVSVRNGSRMDDLLAEQPLWAVSVLSESQRHIAGRFAMKGRISDRLLFDDIPYKRGPRSGAPLVGGALSTLECRTEQRVEAGDHTLVIARVLGVDLPSAEGGPLTYFRGRYRQVG; from the coding sequence ATGTCCCGGCTGGCCGGCGGGGTGGTGCTGGTGACCGCCCACGACGAGGACGCCGGCCCGCGCGGTGAGGACGTCGGCATGACGGCCACGGCATTCCTGTCCGTCTCCATCGACCCGCCCCTGGTCCTGGTGAGTGTGCGCAACGGCTCCCGCATGGACGACCTGCTCGCCGAGCAGCCCCTGTGGGCGGTGTCGGTCCTCTCGGAGAGCCAGCGCCACATCGCGGGCCGCTTCGCGATGAAGGGCCGCATCAGCGACCGCCTACTCTTCGACGACATCCCCTACAAGAGGGGCCCCCGCAGCGGCGCCCCCTTGGTGGGCGGCGCCCTGTCGACCCTGGAATGCCGCACGGAACAGCGGGTGGAGGCGGGCGACCACACACTGGTGATCGCCCGAGTGCTGGGGGTGGACCTGCCGAGCGCGGAGGGCGGACCGCTGACGTACTTCCGGGGGCGGTACAGGCAGGTGGGGTGA
- a CDS encoding TerD family protein — protein sequence MAVSLSKGGNVSLTKEAPGLTAVTVGLGWDVRTTTGTDFDLDASAIAVNPAGKVYSDAHFVFFNNKATPDQTIVHTGDNVTGQGEGDDEQINVNLAGLPADVDKIVFPVSIYDAENRSQNFGQVRNAFIRIINQAGGAEIARYDLSEDAATETAMVFGELYRNGAEWKFRAVGQGYASGLVGIAQDFGVNV from the coding sequence ATGGCTGTAAGCCTGTCCAAGGGTGGCAACGTCTCGCTCACCAAGGAGGCCCCGGGCCTGACCGCCGTCACGGTGGGCCTCGGCTGGGACGTCCGCACGACCACCGGCACCGACTTCGACCTCGACGCCTCCGCGATCGCCGTCAACCCGGCGGGCAAGGTCTACTCGGACGCCCACTTCGTCTTCTTCAACAACAAGGCGACCCCGGACCAGACCATCGTCCACACCGGTGACAACGTCACGGGCCAGGGCGAGGGCGACGACGAGCAGATCAACGTCAACCTGGCCGGCCTCCCCGCCGACGTCGACAAGATCGTCTTCCCGGTCTCGATCTACGACGCGGAGAACCGCTCGCAGAACTTCGGCCAGGTCCGCAACGCGTTCATCCGCATCATCAACCAGGCCGGCGGCGCCGAGATCGCCCGCTACGACCTGAGCGAGGACGCCGCCACCGAGACCGCGATGGTCTTCGGCGAGCTGTACCGCAACGGCGCGGAGTGGAAGTTCCGCGCGGTCGGCCAGGGCTACGCCTCGGGCCTGGTCGGCATCGCCCAGGACTTCGGCGTCAACGTCTGA
- the arfB gene encoding alternative ribosome rescue aminoacyl-tRNA hydrolase ArfB, which yields MERMSGPYFIRGSVSLPEAELMWRFSRSSGPGGQHVNTSDSQVELRFDLGRTEALPEVWKARALERLASRLVGGVVTVRASEHRSQWRNRETAAVRLAALLAEATAPPPKPRRATKIPRGINERRLREKKARAETKRGRGRAGRDW from the coding sequence ATGGAGCGCATGTCCGGGCCTTACTTCATCCGCGGCTCCGTCTCCCTCCCGGAGGCCGAGCTCATGTGGCGTTTCTCGCGGTCCTCCGGGCCCGGCGGGCAGCACGTCAACACCAGCGACTCACAGGTGGAGCTCCGGTTCGACCTGGGGCGTACGGAGGCGCTGCCGGAGGTCTGGAAGGCGCGGGCACTGGAGCGGCTCGCGTCGCGGCTGGTGGGCGGGGTCGTGACCGTACGGGCGTCGGAGCACCGGTCGCAGTGGCGGAACCGGGAGACGGCGGCGGTGCGGCTCGCGGCGCTGCTCGCGGAGGCCACAGCGCCGCCGCCGAAGCCGCGGCGGGCGACGAAGATCCCTCGCGGGATCAATGAGCGGCGGCTGCGGGAGAAGAAGGCGCGGGCGGAGACGAAGCGGGGTCGCGGGCGCGCGGGGCGGGACTGGTAG
- a CDS encoding 1-phosphofructokinase family hexose kinase: MILTVTLNTALDITYRVPELVPHAGHRVDEVTERPGGKGLNVARVLAALGHESVVTGFVGGRTGAVLRELLAPLAPVDALVPVAGTTRRTIAVVDTATGDTTQLNEPGPQITADEWEAFLTAYEPLLRQADAVALCGSLPPGVPVGAYADLVRRARAADVPVLLDTSGEPLRRGLAARPDLIKPNLDELARLTGSREPLRAARDARRRGAHAVVASLGPEGMVAITPDGTWQATPPAPVRGNPTGAGDSAVAALLSSLVEGAPWPSRLRRAVALSTATVLAPVAGEYDGVAYEDLLPRVRVSALPT; encoded by the coding sequence GTGATCCTGACCGTCACGCTGAACACGGCACTCGACATCACCTACCGGGTCCCCGAGCTCGTCCCGCACGCCGGCCACCGCGTGGACGAGGTCACCGAGCGCCCCGGAGGCAAGGGCCTCAACGTCGCCCGGGTGCTGGCCGCGCTCGGCCACGAGAGCGTCGTCACGGGCTTCGTCGGCGGCCGCACCGGCGCGGTCCTGCGCGAACTGCTCGCCCCGCTCGCGCCCGTCGACGCGCTGGTCCCGGTCGCCGGGACCACCCGCCGTACGATCGCGGTCGTCGACACGGCCACCGGTGACACCACCCAGCTCAACGAGCCCGGCCCGCAGATCACGGCCGACGAGTGGGAGGCGTTCCTCACGGCGTACGAGCCGCTGCTGCGCCAGGCGGACGCGGTGGCGCTCTGCGGCAGCCTGCCGCCCGGGGTCCCGGTCGGCGCGTACGCGGACCTCGTACGCCGAGCCCGCGCGGCGGACGTCCCCGTGCTCCTGGACACCAGCGGCGAGCCCCTGCGGCGCGGCCTGGCGGCCCGCCCCGACCTGATCAAGCCCAACCTCGACGAACTGGCCCGCCTCACCGGCTCCCGCGAGCCCCTGCGCGCGGCCCGCGACGCCCGCCGCCGGGGCGCGCACGCGGTGGTCGCCTCACTGGGCCCCGAGGGCATGGTCGCGATCACCCCGGACGGCACCTGGCAGGCGACCCCACCGGCCCCGGTCCGCGGCAACCCCACGGGCGCGGGCGACTCGGCGGTGGCGGCCCTGCTGTCGTCCCTGGTGGAGGGCGCACCGTGGCCGTCCCGGCTGAGGCGGGCGGTGGCCCTGTCGACAGCTACGGTGCTGGCGCCGGTGGCGGGGGAGTACGACGGGGTGGCGTACGAGGACCTACTGCCCCGGGTCCGGGTGAGCGCTCTGCCGACCTGA
- a CDS encoding M4 family metallopeptidase encodes MVVVGVQSGTSAGAADREAGASARVLGVAERAGAVQEAQAAAPAAARQIGLGAKEALVVRDVVKDVDGTVHTRYERTYDGLPVLGGDLVVHTKKDGGLKGVSKGTEARIAVATSGVSLKGAPAHARKVVWAASGTPVLAYEAVLKGTQRDGTPSERHVITDAATGAELYSYEAIDTGTGTSEYSGKVTLGTSKSGSTYSLTDAGRGGHKTYDLKHGSSGTGTLFTKATDTWGDGTPQNRETAGVDAHYGAAVTWDFYKAELNRNGIAGNGKAAYSRVHYGNAYVNAFWDDSCFCMTYGDGENNLKPLTALDVAGHEMSHGLTAATAKLNYSKESGGLNEGTSDIFGTSVEFFANNANDVGDYLIGEKIDIRGNGTPLRYMDKPSKDGQSADYWSSTVGNKDVHYSSGVANHFFYLLSEGSGAKVINGVSYNSPTSDGSKVTGIGRAKAYKIWYKALSTYMTSTTNYAKARTTTLQAAADLYGASSTEYKTVAAAWTAVNVK; translated from the coding sequence ATGGTCGTCGTCGGCGTTCAGTCCGGCACCAGTGCCGGTGCCGCCGACCGCGAGGCGGGCGCGAGCGCCCGCGTGCTCGGTGTGGCCGAGCGCGCCGGCGCCGTCCAGGAGGCCCAGGCCGCCGCCCCCGCGGCCGCCCGCCAGATCGGGCTCGGCGCCAAGGAGGCGCTGGTCGTACGCGATGTCGTCAAGGACGTGGACGGCACCGTGCACACGCGGTACGAGCGTACGTACGACGGTCTGCCCGTCCTCGGCGGCGACCTCGTCGTCCACACCAAGAAGGACGGCGGTCTGAAGGGCGTCAGCAAGGGCACCGAGGCCCGCATAGCCGTCGCCACCTCCGGCGTCTCGCTCAAGGGCGCCCCCGCCCACGCCCGCAAGGTCGTCTGGGCCGCCAGCGGCACGCCCGTCCTGGCGTACGAGGCCGTCCTCAAGGGGACCCAGCGCGACGGCACCCCCAGCGAGCGCCACGTCATCACCGACGCCGCGACCGGGGCCGAGCTCTACTCGTACGAGGCCATCGACACCGGGACCGGCACCAGCGAGTACTCGGGCAAGGTCACCCTCGGAACGTCCAAGTCCGGCTCCACGTACAGCCTCACGGACGCCGGCCGCGGCGGGCACAAGACGTACGACCTCAAGCACGGCTCCTCCGGCACCGGCACCCTCTTCACCAAGGCCACCGACACCTGGGGCGACGGCACCCCGCAGAACCGCGAGACCGCCGGTGTCGACGCGCACTACGGCGCCGCCGTGACCTGGGACTTCTACAAGGCCGAGCTCAACCGCAACGGCATCGCGGGCAATGGCAAGGCCGCGTACTCCCGCGTCCACTACGGCAACGCGTACGTCAACGCGTTCTGGGACGACAGCTGCTTCTGCATGACGTACGGCGACGGCGAGAACAACCTCAAGCCGCTCACCGCGCTCGACGTCGCGGGCCACGAGATGAGCCACGGCCTCACCGCCGCCACCGCCAAGCTCAACTACAGCAAGGAGTCCGGCGGTCTCAACGAGGGCACCAGCGACATCTTCGGCACGTCGGTGGAGTTCTTCGCGAACAACGCCAACGACGTCGGTGACTACCTCATCGGCGAGAAGATCGACATCCGCGGCAACGGCACCCCGCTGCGCTACATGGACAAGCCGAGCAAGGACGGCCAGTCGGCCGACTACTGGTCGAGCACGGTCGGCAACAAGGACGTGCACTACTCGTCCGGCGTCGCCAACCACTTCTTCTACCTGCTGTCCGAGGGCAGCGGCGCGAAGGTCATCAACGGCGTCAGCTACAACTCGCCGACGTCCGACGGCTCCAAGGTCACCGGCATCGGGCGGGCCAAGGCGTACAAGATCTGGTACAAGGCCCTGTCCACGTACATGACGTCGACGACCAACTACGCGAAGGCGCGCACCACGACCCTCCAGGCCGCGGCCGACCTGTACGGGGCGAGCAGCACCGAATACAAGACGGTGGCGGCCGCCTGGACCGCCGTCAACGTGAA
- the nagA gene encoding N-acetylglucosamine-6-phosphate deacetylase, translated as MATSKVLSGARVVLPTGVVENGRVIVEGGKIAGSAPEAAERVDLTGHWVVPGFVDMHVHGGGGASFTNGTVDDVLKGVHTHRLHGTTTMVASTVTGEMDFLAQRAGLLSELVEQGDLAGIHFEGPFISPCRKGAHSEDLLRHPDPAEVRKLMDAARGTAKMFTLATELPGGLDSVRLLAEHGVIAAIGHTDATYEQTVEAIDAGATVATHLYNAMPALGHRAPGPIAALLEDERITVELINDGTHLHPASLELAFHHKGADRVAFITDAMDAAGFGDGLYHLGPLEVEVKEGVARLVEGGSIAGSTLTLDRAFRRAVTVDGLSVEDTVRALSANPARLLGVYDKVGSLEPGKDADLVVLDERFVLKGVMRRGEWIVAPALS; from the coding sequence ATGGCCACCAGCAAGGTTCTCTCCGGCGCCCGCGTCGTCCTGCCGACCGGGGTCGTCGAGAACGGACGCGTGATCGTCGAGGGCGGGAAGATCGCCGGAAGCGCGCCCGAGGCCGCCGAGCGCGTCGACCTGACCGGCCACTGGGTCGTACCCGGCTTCGTCGACATGCACGTGCACGGCGGCGGCGGCGCCTCCTTCACCAACGGCACGGTCGACGACGTCCTCAAGGGCGTCCACACCCACCGTCTGCACGGCACCACCACGATGGTCGCCTCCACCGTCACCGGCGAGATGGACTTCCTGGCCCAGCGGGCCGGGCTGCTCTCCGAGCTGGTCGAGCAGGGCGACCTGGCGGGCATCCACTTCGAGGGCCCGTTCATCTCGCCGTGCCGCAAGGGCGCCCACAGCGAGGACCTGCTGCGCCACCCGGACCCGGCCGAGGTCCGCAAGCTGATGGACGCGGCCCGGGGCACCGCCAAGATGTTCACGCTCGCCACCGAGCTCCCCGGCGGCCTCGACTCCGTACGCCTGCTCGCCGAGCACGGTGTGATCGCCGCCATCGGACACACCGACGCCACGTACGAGCAGACCGTCGAGGCGATCGACGCGGGCGCCACCGTCGCCACCCACCTCTACAACGCGATGCCCGCGCTCGGCCACCGCGCGCCCGGCCCGATCGCCGCCCTCCTGGAGGACGAGCGGATCACCGTCGAGCTGATCAACGACGGCACGCATCTGCACCCCGCCTCGCTCGAACTCGCCTTCCACCACAAGGGCGCCGACCGGGTCGCGTTCATCACGGACGCCATGGACGCGGCCGGGTTCGGGGACGGGCTGTACCACCTCGGGCCGCTGGAGGTCGAGGTCAAGGAGGGTGTCGCCCGGCTCGTCGAGGGCGGCTCGATCGCTGGCTCGACCCTGACCCTGGACCGCGCCTTCCGACGCGCGGTGACCGTCGACGGCCTCTCCGTCGAGGACACCGTCCGCGCGCTCAGCGCCAACCCGGCGCGGCTGCTCGGCGTGTACGACAAGGTCGGCTCGCTGGAGCCGGGCAAGGACGCGGACCTGGTGGTCCTGGACGAGCGGTTCGTGCTCAAGGGCGTGATGCGGCGCGGCGAATGGATCGTGGCGCCCGCGCTGAGCTGA
- a CDS encoding CBM35 domain-containing protein, with protein sequence MTPGNNGASTPEDDDPFGYLYEDGQASGATPPRSGGYGYPGPSAPQQPGVPRTSYNQVRTVGERQYGQVPQQQYGQPPQAPYGQQPQQYGQQQYGQPAAQYAAPETYGGAPNRPGPPADGGGGRGSRGPNTKGLLIGAVAVVAAVVIGIGVALLSNGDGKKDDDAGKPAGGGSTGASQQPSNKPSDSTPSPAAELPKQDAATLKLGGSSVLAKDVKGAQGTDGAYVSGFNQIGASLTWQADLPSSGGYYLYVRYATPAKEANATVTVNGKPNAQPVRLGNFIGSSDPNLEKNWQTTWTQVTLKQGQNTIKFSCEQGNQCDAVFDWVEISKTKKSY encoded by the coding sequence ATGACGCCCGGCAACAACGGCGCGAGCACGCCCGAGGACGACGATCCGTTCGGCTATCTGTACGAGGACGGGCAGGCCTCCGGCGCCACCCCGCCCCGCTCCGGCGGCTACGGCTACCCGGGCCCGAGCGCCCCGCAGCAGCCCGGCGTGCCCAGAACCTCGTACAACCAGGTGCGGACGGTCGGCGAGCGCCAGTACGGGCAGGTCCCGCAGCAGCAGTACGGTCAGCCGCCGCAGGCCCCTTACGGACAGCAGCCGCAGCAGTACGGACAGCAGCAGTACGGGCAGCCCGCCGCCCAGTACGCGGCGCCCGAGACCTACGGCGGCGCCCCCAACCGGCCCGGCCCCCCGGCCGACGGCGGCGGCGGGCGCGGCAGCCGTGGCCCCAACACCAAGGGCCTGCTGATCGGCGCGGTCGCGGTGGTCGCGGCGGTCGTCATCGGCATCGGCGTGGCGCTGCTCAGCAACGGTGACGGCAAGAAGGACGACGACGCGGGCAAGCCCGCGGGCGGCGGCTCCACGGGTGCCTCGCAGCAGCCGTCGAACAAGCCCTCCGACTCGACGCCCTCCCCGGCGGCGGAGCTCCCCAAGCAGGACGCGGCGACGCTGAAGCTGGGCGGGAGCTCGGTACTGGCCAAGGACGTCAAGGGTGCGCAGGGGACGGACGGCGCGTACGTCAGTGGCTTCAACCAGATCGGCGCGTCGCTGACGTGGCAGGCCGACCTGCCGTCGTCCGGGGGCTACTACCTCTATGTGCGGTACGCCACCCCGGCGAAGGAAGCGAACGCCACGGTCACGGTCAACGGCAAGCCGAACGCGCAGCCGGTCCGCCTGGGGAACTTCATAGGGTCCTCGGACCCCAACCTGGAGAAGAACTGGCAGACCACCTGGACCCAGGTCACGCTCAAGCAGGGGCAGAACACCATCAAGTTCTCCTGTGAGCAGGGGAACCAGTGCGACGCGGTGTTCGACTGGGTCGAGATCAGCAAGACGAAGAAGTCGTACTAG
- the cdgB gene encoding diguanylate cyclase CdgB produces METESEPYVRLATLRQLHQVVTDLNTARSLADTLQTVADGVIAGLGYELACVNLVRPDGDLVVAAFAGNAAAEALITGRVGSRASWERRLTMGEGWGDLRFIPHTEGWVLLEDDVPQWYTEGPEPRFEDEWHPQDRLYAPMYASGGGRELLGVISVDKPRNGRRPGAWGREALQMYASQSAIAISNARLRANMQRALVRLEREQQALRASEESFRQAFEYAPSGMAIAEMGGDQHGRLLRTNDALCRLLGRPAAVMRRYSFADLVHPEDIGLLLRTSAEGGRAELRLGRRDGSYVWVSLRNSVVADTADGPRFLLTHVEDIEERKRHELQLAHRASHDSLTGLPNSAELRARLSARLCQRPYAVGPSAVEALDAAYGGAHDGRGETPGHAVCAPGGFDFDPVPGGGPFDHHVHMVAPEGDVDDGTKGLAVLFCDLDGFKSINDRFGHNTGDAVLIEVARRLTTGVRDGDTVARLGGDEFVVLADGLGAADAADLAVRLRNAIIPPIRVDGRAVRVGASFGISWASCGMSVEEVLRSADQRMYIEKRSRAKVHRRAG; encoded by the coding sequence ATGGAGACCGAGTCGGAGCCGTACGTCCGTCTTGCGACCCTGCGGCAGCTGCATCAGGTGGTCACCGACCTGAACACGGCCCGCAGCCTGGCGGACACGCTGCAGACCGTCGCCGACGGCGTCATCGCCGGGCTCGGCTACGAACTGGCCTGCGTCAATCTCGTACGCCCTGACGGCGATCTCGTGGTCGCCGCCTTCGCCGGGAACGCCGCCGCCGAGGCCCTCATCACCGGGCGCGTCGGCTCCCGCGCCTCCTGGGAGCGTCGGCTCACCATGGGCGAGGGCTGGGGCGACCTGCGGTTCATCCCGCACACCGAGGGCTGGGTGCTCCTGGAGGACGACGTCCCGCAGTGGTACACCGAGGGGCCCGAGCCGCGCTTCGAGGACGAGTGGCACCCCCAGGACCGCCTCTACGCGCCGATGTACGCCTCGGGCGGCGGGCGGGAGCTCCTCGGCGTCATTTCCGTCGACAAGCCGCGCAACGGGCGGCGCCCCGGCGCGTGGGGGCGCGAAGCGCTTCAGATGTACGCCTCGCAGTCGGCCATTGCGATCAGCAACGCCCGGCTTCGCGCAAACATGCAGCGCGCGCTCGTCCGCCTGGAGCGGGAGCAGCAGGCGCTGCGGGCCAGCGAGGAGAGCTTTCGGCAGGCCTTCGAGTACGCGCCGTCCGGCATGGCCATCGCCGAAATGGGCGGTGACCAGCACGGACGCCTGCTGCGCACCAATGACGCGCTCTGCCGGCTGCTCGGCCGGCCCGCCGCCGTGATGCGGCGCTACTCGTTCGCGGACCTCGTCCACCCCGAGGACATCGGGCTCCTGTTGCGCACCTCGGCCGAGGGCGGCCGCGCTGAGCTGCGGCTAGGGCGGCGCGACGGCTCGTACGTATGGGTGTCCCTGCGCAACTCCGTCGTCGCCGATACCGCCGACGGTCCCCGTTTTCTGCTCACCCATGTCGAGGACATAGAGGAGCGCAAGCGGCACGAGCTCCAGCTCGCCCACCGCGCTTCGCACGACTCGCTCACCGGCCTGCCCAACAGCGCCGAGCTGCGCGCCCGGCTCTCCGCCCGGCTCTGTCAGCGGCCGTACGCGGTGGGCCCGAGCGCCGTGGAGGCGCTGGACGCGGCGTACGGAGGGGCGCACGACGGGCGCGGCGAGACCCCGGGGCACGCGGTCTGCGCCCCCGGCGGCTTCGACTTCGACCCGGTGCCGGGCGGCGGCCCCTTCGACCACCACGTGCACATGGTCGCCCCCGAGGGCGACGTCGACGACGGCACCAAGGGCCTCGCGGTCCTCTTCTGCGACCTCGACGGCTTCAAGTCGATCAACGACCGGTTCGGCCACAACACCGGCGACGCCGTCCTCATCGAGGTCGCGCGCCGGCTCACCACCGGCGTACGGGACGGGGACACGGTCGCCCGGCTCGGCGGCGACGAGTTCGTCGTCCTCGCCGACGGCCTGGGCGCGGCCGACGCGGCCGATCTCGCGGTCCGGCTGCGCAACGCGATCATCCCGCCGATCCGGGTGGACGGCCGGGCGGTCCGGGTGGGGGCGAGTTTCGGTATCAGCTGGGCCAGCTGCGGGATGTCCGTCGAAGAGGTCCTGCGCTCCGCCGACCAGCGGATGTACATCGAGAAGCGGTCGCGTGCGAAGGTCCACCGGCGGGCCGGATAG